The Malus sylvestris chromosome 12, drMalSylv7.2, whole genome shotgun sequence genome contains a region encoding:
- the LOC126594525 gene encoding uncharacterized protein LOC126594525, with protein sequence MMEAERGVSFPVVFSDGETETDIGDLVVYPKLDFSRFLSALSQKIGILPGQFTVFLSSPETRQRIPITGKVNFSAISREKNCFFLVELKRSRRERRRKNHNYQVPHHHQDFREDEYRNTASLGAQNPINKNLHLENVMLLKRGMEIENVAGLAMPFAGRVEYENRVRELQIENERYLMKMGLGRADGLGLGLGRRSGATVCEECSRANEMGSEVGFHWCAYDPVTFGFRSPAGPISRPVKGSD encoded by the coding sequence ATGATGGAGGCCGAAAGAGGCGTCTCGTTCCCGGTCGTCTTCTCCGACGGCGAGACCGAGACCGATATCGGCGACCTCGTCGTCTATCCGAAGCTTGATTTCTCGCGGTTCCTGTCGGCTCTGAGTCAAAAGATCGGAATCCTGCCGGGGCAGTTCACCGTCTTCCTCTCCTCGCCGGAGACCCGCCAGCGAATCCCCATCACCGGCAAGGTCAACTTCAGCGCGATTTCTCGCGAGAAGAACTGCTTCTTCCTCGTGGAGCTCAAGCGGTCGAGGCGCGAGCGGCGGCGGAAGAATCACAACTACCAGGTCCCCCACCACCACCAGGACTTCCGAGAAGATGAGTACCGTAACACGGCGTCGCTTGGAGCTCAAAATCCAATCAACAAGAATCTCCATCTCGAGAATGTTATGCTATTAAAGCGCGGCATGGAGATCGAAAACGTCGCCGGATTGGCCATGCCTTTTGCGGGTCGGGTCGAGTACGAGAATCGGGTCAGAGAGCTGCAGATTGAGAATGAGAGGTACTTGATGAAGATGGGCCTGGGAAGAGCCGATGGGCTCGGACTCGGGCTGGGCCGCCGGAGTGGAGCGACGGTATGCGAGGAGTGTTCGAGGGCGAACGAGATGGGGAGCGAAGTCGGGTTCCACTGGTGCGCTTACGACCCTGTGACTTTCGGGTTCAGGTCGCCGGCAGGTCCGATTTCCCGACCCGTTAAAGGGTCCGACTAG
- the LOC126591766 gene encoding exocyst complex component EXO70A1-like, which translates to MGVPQAMEALEARASSIRDALHKSQTITDNMVAILGSFDHRLSALETAMRPTQIRTHSIRRAHENIDKTLKAVEVILGQFDLTRKAEAKILRGPHEDLESYLEAIDQLRSIIHFFSSHKNVKSSDGVLHHANNLLSKAISKLEDEFRQLLTNYSKPVEPDRLFDCLPDSLRPDPAGQKNDAGGKGSEHPNKSLKPVIYTPLTLIPPRVLPLLHDLAQQMVLAGHQQQLFRTYRDTRASVLEQSLRKLGVERLTKDDVQKMQWEVLEAKIGNWIHYMRIAVKLLFSGEKKICDQIFEGAETLKDPCFAEVTANSVAMLLSFGEAIARSKRSPEKLFVLLDMYEIMRDLQSEIELLFGSKACMEMRESALSLTKRLAQTAQETFGDFEEAVEKDATKTAVLDGTVHPLTSYVINYVKFLFDYQSTLKQLFQEFDEGEPESQLSKVTTRIMQALQNNLDGKSKQYKDPALTQLFLMNNIHYIVRSVRRSEAKDLLGDDWVQIHRRIVQQHANQYKRVSWAKILQCLTVQGGNPSGGDSSSLSRAMVKDRFKTFNTQFEELHQRQSQWTVPDSELRESLRLAVAEILLPAYRSFIKRFGPMVENGKNPGKYIKLRPENIESMLNEFFESKTWGEQKR; encoded by the exons ATGGGGGTTCCGCAGGCAATGGAGGCCCTCGAAGCGAGAGCTTCGTCTATAAGAGACGCGCTGCACAAGAGCCAGACCATCACCGACAACATGGTCGCCATTCTCGGCTCCTTCGACCACCGCCTCTCCGCCCTCGAAACCGCCATGCGTCCCACTCAG ATTAGGACTCATTCGATTCGGAGGGCGCATGAGAACATTGATAAGACATTGAAGGCTGTAGAGGTTATATTGGGGCAATTCGACCTCACACGAAAG GCAGAGGCTAAAATACTGAGAGGGCCACATGAGGATTTGGAAAGCTATTTGGAAGCAATTGATCAGCTGAGAAGCatcattcatttctttagtaGCCATAAAAATGTTAAGAGCAGTGATGGGGTGCTTCACCATGCCAATAACTTGCTTTCGAAAGCCATCTCGAAGCTCGAAGATGAGTTTAGACAGCTGCTCACAAATTACAG CAAGCCTGTGGAGCCTGATCGTCTATTTGATTGTCTCCCTGACTCTCTACGACCAGATCCAGCTGGACAGAAAAATGATGCTGGTGGAAAGGGTTCTGAACACCCAAACAAAAGTTTAAAACCTGTCATTTACACACCACTAACGCTTATTCCCCCAAGGGTTCTGCCATTACTGCATGATTTAGCCCAACAAATGGTTCTAGCTGGCCATCAACAACAGCTATTTAGGACCTACAG GGACACTCGTGCTTCTGTTTTGGAgcagagcttgagaaaactaggCGTGGAGAGACTTACTAAAGATGATGTCCAGAAAATGCAGTGGGAGGTTTTAGAGGCTAAGATTGGGAATTGGATACATTACATGCGAATTGCT GTGAAGCTGCTGTTTTCCGGGGAAAAGAAAATCTGTGATCAAATATTTGAAGGTGCTGAGACACTTAAGGATCCATGTTTTGCTGAAGTTACTGCAAACAGTGTGGCTATGCTCCTCAGTTTTGGGGAGGCTATTGCCAGAAGCAAGAGGTCACCTGAAAAGTTATTTGTTCTTTTAGACATGTATGAGATAATGAGGGACCTTCAGTCAgag ATTGAGTTACTTTTTGGAAGTAAAGCTTGCATGGAAATGCGGGAATCTGCATTAAGTTTGACAAAGCGTCTAGCTCAAACAGCCCAGGAAACTtttggtgattttgaagaagctgTTGAAAAGGATGCCACGAAAACTGCTGTTCTTGATGGAACCGTCCATCCTTTGACAAGCTACGTGATAAACTATGTAAAGTTTCTCTTCGA TTATCAGTCTACACTGAAGCAACTTTTTCAAGAGTTTGATGAAGGTGAGCCAGAGTCTCAGTTATCAAAGGTTACTACAAGGATTATGCAGGCTCTTCAGAACAAcctggatggaaaatctaagcAGTATAAAGATCCTGCACTCACTCAGTTATTTCTCATGAACAACATTCACTATATAGTGAGATCCGTGCGGAG GTCAGAAGCAAAGGATTTGTTGGGGGATGACTGGGTGCAGATACACCGAAGGATCGTGCAGCAGCATGCAAATCAGTATAAGAGGGTTTCTTGGGCAAAG ATTCTGCAGTGTCTTACCGTTCAGGGTGGAAATCCATCAGGTGGTGATAGCAGTTCACTTTCAAGAGCAATGGTGAAAGATCGGTTCAAGACCTTCAACACGCAGTTTGAGGAGCTTCATCAAAGGCAATCTCAGTGGACAGTTCCTGACAGCGAATTGCGAGAGTCTTTAAGGCTAGCTGTTGCTGAAATCCTCTTGCCTGCTTACAGATCATTCATCAAACGTTTCGG GCCTATGGTCGAGAACGGAAAAAACCCGGGGAAGTATATAAAGCTACGTCCGGAGAATATTGAATCAATGCTGAATGAATTTTTTGAGAGTAAGACGTGGGGAGAACAGAAGCGATAG